The DNA region GAGTGCAGCATTATTGGACAGTGGCATCTCACCAGATACCAGATAAAAGCGTGGCAAACCGCCTTCACTGTCTTCACGGTATATAAAATCCCTTTTCTTTTCACCATCATTGGGAAAAAGGCTCCACAACAGTTGGTGAACCGCATAGCTATTGGAAGCTGTATCCCTTTTGATGATACTGAACATCTCTGGACCTGGCTTTATCTGTACTCTGCTAAGATACACTATCAGCCTCCTTTTCTGCGTCTACTGTCATGTATTCGTCGCGACAAGTGAACTGCCAGCGTTTCCTTGAAAGAGGTAAATCATACCGTGGTGTTTTGTGAGTTTCTTCAAAACCAGAGTGATCACATTTCTCCCAGAAATAGGTGGTGTTCCGTTCCTGAAGTGCCCTCAATTGATAACCATCGAAATACTCCCTTGCTCTCTCAGAGGCATTATCTGCTATTGGCAAAGGCAACACTACCTTATACCTGCTAAAAGCATCCCTGATACTATCCGCATCAAGAACTTCAGGATTCAAAGGAACAGCCGGTGGACACGACTTTCTCCCGAAATATGGGGCAAATACGGGTTCCTGAAGCGCCTGCTTTAACTGCTCTGCCGAATAGGTTGAACCATTAAGCCACACAGCAATTACCGAAAGTGAATCGCAGCGATATTCTCTGCTGGAAAGAACTGTTTTTATCTTTTCCTGCGGGGCATTCGTTTCATCGCGGCGGGTGTGATAGAAAACTTTTCTTTCAGTTTTTGGGACCTGTGCGGTATGAAAATCTTTAAGCACCGTTCCCCCTGAAAACATCTTAACAGCAAAGCCCACTGAGTTTACAATTGCATCCATTGCATTAACATCATCACGCCTTATACCCATCGCTGCAGCAAGTAAACCTATGATTGCAGATTTAGAAGGCTGTCGTGAGCTGTGCCGATCTTTACCGATAGCTATTTCACCCCAGGAGACAAGAGGTGCATAACACTGGAATAGTAAATATTTCATAATCAGGCTCCAACGAAATTTAATAGTTCCTCAAA from Chitinispirillum alkaliphilum includes:
- a CDS encoding CRISPR-associated protein Cas5/CasD, which translates into the protein MKYLLFQCYAPLVSWGEIAIGKDRHSSRQPSKSAIIGLLAAAMGIRRDDVNAMDAIVNSVGFAVKMFSGGTVLKDFHTAQVPKTERKVFYHTRRDETNAPQEKIKTVLSSREYRCDSLSVIAVWLNGSTYSAEQLKQALQEPVFAPYFGRKSCPPAVPLNPEVLDADSIRDAFSRYKVVLPLPIADNASERAREYFDGYQLRALQERNTTYFWEKCDHSGFEETHKTPRYDLPLSRKRWQFTCRDEYMTVDAEKEADSVS